AGCCGCCGGCGATCTGCGCGCACTTGTCGATGGCGGCAGCCTTGGTGGCGTCGCGCGAAGCGGCGGCCGTGGTGGTCACCGGGCCGGTGTCGACCGCGGCGCTGGTGGCGGCGCGGTCAGCGCGGGCGTCGGCAACGGCGGCCGTATGGACCGACGTGGCGGTCGCCATGCAGCTGTCCTTGTCGGCGCCGGTCATGTCGGCGCACTTGGCCTTGGCCAGCGAGAAGTCGGCATCGGCCAGCGCAATGCGCGCCTTGGCGCGACCGGCGGTGGTGTTGTTGTACTGGGCGATGGCGTCGGCTTCGGCGTGCGCGCGCACGACCTTCGCCTCTTCCATGCAGATCGACTTGGCGCTGCCACTCATGCCTGTGCACTTGGCCGCGGCCATCTTGTAGTCGGCGGCGGCCTTCTGGGTCACGTTACGGTAGGTGGCAGGGTCGTGATTGAGGTTGGCGGTCGGTGCTGCGGCGAAGCTCGAGCTGACGGCGGTGGCGAGCAAAGTGGCGATGAGCGTGGTCTTCATGGTGAGGTCCCTTGGGGTGATTGTTGTAAGTAGCCATATTTAACGCTGTAACAACAAACCCAATCTGTGCGTCACCGTACACTTATCGAAGAAACCACATTATCACCACCAATCCATTCCTCCGAGGAAATATCAATCCGCGCGCAGCAACCCTTCGCGCCAGAGCGGAACGGCGCCGTCGAAGGGCGTTTCGCCCTGCGCGAGGGCGGCCGGATCGCGCGCCAGCTGCACCCACGCCAGGGTGTCGTGGGCGCTGCGGGCCACGGGGGTGCCGGCACTGCGCACGGCTTTGATCCAGTCGAACACGGCGCCATAGCCGGCGGGGTGGCTGCGCGATATCCAGGCCAGCGCCACCAGGTCGGCGAAGCCTTCTTCGCGCCGGCTCTCGCGCTGCGCCTTCGCTTCGGCCAGCAGGCCCGCGTCATCGGCGCGCTCTTCCCCGGTTTCCACGAAGCCGGCCGGCAGCGCATGCCAGACGCCCTGCACGTAGCGCCAGCAGTGGCCGATTTCGTGTGCGGCCATCGCCTCGATCAGCACGCCGCGCTGCGATTCCGGCACCTTTTCCAGGATCGTTTCGGCGTCCGGATTGCCACGCATCGACAGCACCAGCTTGCAGCGCTTGCCTTCGAAGCCCATCGCCATCGGCACGTCGCCCGCGCCGGCCTTGGGCTGGACGATGATGTCGATGGGAAGATTGACGCGTTGCGAATATGCCAGCACGGGGCCGGCCGCGGCGAGCCAGCGCGTCTCGGCGGCGGTGAGAGTCGCCTCGGCGAGCGCCGGGGCGGAGGTGAACATGAGGCACAGCGACGACAACAGAATTTGCTTGAGCATGGAGTGGTTCCTCCCTAAGTCCATAAAATGCCTATCGGCACTTATTTAGGGGACTGAACCACTTTTGCGGATTTGTTTTTCTGTGTGAAGAGAAATGCAACTGAGCGGAGTGCAAAGGGTCTGACCGCGCGGGGTCAGACCCAGGTTTGCTACTTCGCCGGCTTCGCCAGCAGCGCGTCGGCGGTCGTGAACGCCGGCCGGATATCGTTCGGCACCGACTGCTTCATCTTGTCGAGCGCCTTCTGCACGTCCGGACGAATCACCACGTACTTCGTCATCAGCGCCTTGGCGCGGGCGTAGTCGCCGGTCGCCTCGATGGTGAGGAACTCGCGGTCCAGGTCCATCACCGCCTGCTTGATCTTCTTGAAATCGACCGAGAAGGTGCCGTCGCCATGCGACACGAAGCCGCCCTTGTCGAGGATGTAGTTCATCTGGATCGCCATGCCGCGCGCATGCGAGTCGGTCAGGCCGAAGTGCAGCGTGCGAAAGCCCGACGCGAGGAAGGTGTTGTACAGCTTGCGCTCGGCCGCCTCGCCCTGTCCCAGCGCGTCCTTCAGCTGGCCCTTCTCCATCATGTACTGCAGCGCCCACAGGCCGGTCACGTCAGCCTTCGCCTCCTCGATGGTCGAATAGGTATCCTTCAGGTCCTGGCGCGGCGTGGACGCCTTGCCGCCGGTCTTGGTCATGTGCGGTCCCAGCCCGTGCGTGATTTCATGGGCCAGGATGTGCGTGAAGAAGGAGTCGAAATCGAGGTCCTTCTGCGCTTCCGGACGCAGCACGAGTTTCGCGATCGGCTGCAAGGTCGACTTGAATTTCGCCTGCTGCACGTTCTTGAGCATCACGCGCTTCGAGCCGCGCTGGCTGATGATGCGCTCGTCGTTGGGCAGGTTGTAGGCCGCGGTCTGGATGCCCATGTTGCCGTCGCCGGCGCCGTACACCTGGTTCACCACCACCATCGGCGCCAGCGCCCCGACCTTCGGATTGCGGTACTGCTTGTCGAGCGGCAGATTGTCTTCCAGCTCCTGCATATGCTTGCCGAAGAAGTCCAGCTTCTGGGTCTCCTTCTGGTCGCGCACATTCACGTAGGCCTCGAACGCCGCCTTGTAGCCGAACAGCTCGTCGTTGTAGGTCTCGTAAGGCCCGATCGTCACATCGACCGGCGAATCGAGGTCCATCCACGCGAAGTCGGAGGCCAGGTAGTCGTTCGACAGGAAGGCGTCGGCGCGCAGGTTCAGGAATTTCTTGAGCGAGGCGTTGTCGGTCGATGCCGCCGCGTCTTTCAGCAGCTTGGACAGCTTCTCCAGTTCCGGTTTGTACTCGTCGGAATACTTCACCGTCTTGTACTTGCCGTCGTCGCCCTTGCGGATCACCGTGTAGAACCACTGCGCCTGCTCCTTGTCTTTCGCGGGCAGCGCGTTCATCCAGGCTTCGAGCGACTCCTTGGTGGCGCCGGCCGGATAGAAATTCGCGCCATCAGGCTTCTTGGCGGGGATCTGGATGCCGGCGTAGTCGGCCGGCATGAACGACAGGTTCTCGTCGATGATCGACCACGGGCCCTTGTTGACCCAGAAATAGCGCTGGCGCGCCTTGCCCAGCGCGGAGTGGTCCTTGTTCAGCGCGGCCCACAGCGCCTCGTTGCCGGCCCAGCGCTGGCGCAGCTGCAGCGTGTCGACGATCTTGGCGGCTTCGACCAGCTTGGCGATGGCGGCCTTGTCGCCGGCGGAGAGCTTGGAAGTATCGGCGGTCAGGTCGACCGGCGCGAAGCGCTTCGCCATTGCGTCGAGCTGCGCGGCGGTGGCGACGGTTGGAGCGGTGGCTGGCTTGGAGGAATCGGCCGCGCCGGCAGCGCCGGCGGCGACCATCAGGATGACAGGAGCGAGGATATTCTTCATGGGTCCCTTGGATGTTTGGATAACAACGAACGCATTGTAATCCTACCCGGGCCCAAAAAACCGCCAGCTCAAAGTCCGCTGGCTCAAAGACCGTAAGCTCAAAGACCGCTGGCTCAAAGAGCGTTGGCTCAAAGACCGTTAGCTCAAAGACCGTTAGCTCAAAGACCGCTGGCTTAAAGAGCGTTAGCTCAAAGACCGATAGCTCAAAGGCCGTTAGCTCAAAGAGCGTTAGCTCAAAGACCGTTAGCTCAAAGACCGTTAGCTCAAAGACCGTTAGCTCAAAGTCCGTCGTACCTGCGAAGGCAGGTACCCATACTGAGCGAGCGTTGATGGTGGAACCCGATTCAGCATGGGTACCTGCCTGCGCAGGTACGACAGGCGGGTTACTTGGCGGCCGGCGCCTGCGCAATCGTCGCCAGCGGCGCACCCTGCGTCCATCCCGCGCCGAGCGAACGCGCCACCGCCACGGCGGCCAGCAGACGCTGCGTGCGGATCTGCACCGCCGCACGGTCCGCAGCCAGCGAACTGCGCTGCGCGTCCGTCACATCCAGAAAGTTCGACACGCCTCGGTCGTAGCGCGCCTGCGCAACCACGTACGCGCGCGCCGCCGCCTGGCGCGCCTGCGCCTGCGCGTCGCCCTGCATCTGGCGTTCCTGCACATCCGACAGCGCATCCTCGACTTCACGCAGCGCCGTCAGCAGACGCGTTTCGTGGTTCGCCACCGCTTCTTCGTAGCGCGCCTTCGCCACCGCCAGGTTGGCCTTGTTCTTGCCGCCGTCGAAAATCGGCAGCGAGAGCGCCAGCGGACCCACCGAGAACTGGCGCGCGCTGCCGTCAGCCAGGTTGCGCAGGCTCTCGGACGCATAGCCAAAGTTCCCGGTCAGGCTGAGCGACGGATAGAACGCGCCTTCGGCCACGCCGACTTGCGCGTTGGCCGCGCGCAGCTGTGCCACGCTGGCCGCCAGGTCGGGACGCTGCGCCAGCAGGCTGGCCGGCAGGCCGACCGGAATGGCCGGCGGCTGCGGCAGCTCCGCGTTGCCCAGCGACGCGATCAGCGGCGCCGACGGCGACACGCCCGCCAGCGTCGCCAGGCTGTGTTCGAGCAGGTTGCGCTGGCGTTGGACTTCATGCAGGTCGGCTTCGGCGTTGGCCCGCTCGACGCGCGCGCGCGACAGGTCCAGCTCATTCGACAGCCCGCCGTTGAAGCGCGCCTCGACCAGCTGCTCGGACTCGCGCCGGGTGTCCAGCGCACTCTTGAGGATCGCCATTTCTGCGTCCAGGCCGCGCAGCTGCCAGTAGTTGGTGGCGACCTGCGCGGACAGCAGCAGGATCACGCCGTCGCGGTCGTCCTGGGCGGCCAGCGCCTGCGCATCGGCCGCTTCGACCACGCGCCGCACGCGGCCCCACAGATCGAGCTCGTACGATAACGAAGCGCCGATCGCGTAGTTATTGCCCTTGATCGAACGGTGGCCGAGCGCCAATCCCTGCGACGTTTCGGCCGAGCTGCGCGAATTGGATACCTGCGCGCCGACGCTGACGGTCGGCGCCTGGGCCGCGCGGAACACGCCGAGCTGCGCCTGGGCCTGCAGCAGGCGCTGTGCGCTCGCCTTCACGCCCGGGTTGTCGCGCACCGCGCGCTGTTCGAGCGCGTTCAGGGCCGGATCGTTGAACACGGTCCACCACTCCGCCGGCAGGCGCGCGCTGTCGATCTGCGCGGCATCGGCGTGGCGCCAGGCTGCTCCCTGGGGTGTGGCCGGCGCCGAGAAATTCGAGCCGACGGTGGCACAGCCGCTCATTGCGGCGGCAAACGACAGCGCCAGCGCGCTGCGGACAAACAGTGTGGTCATAGCGATTCTCATCTTCTTGTTTAGTGGGCGCCGGCGCCGCTTGCGCCCGATGGCGACTTGACCTTGTTGGCGAACCAGAGCACGACGATGCAGGCGAGCAGCACGCAGCCCATGATCACGAAGCCGTCGTTGTAGGCCATGATGAAGGACTCGCGCCGCACGATGCGGTCGAGCGCGGCGAGCGCCTGGTTGCCGGCGGTGACCGGGTCGATGCCGTTCGAGACGAACGCCTGCGTCATCTGCTCGATGCGCTGCTGCGTCGCCGCGGCGTAGCTGGAAATCGATTCGCCCAGCCGCGCCGAGTGGAAGTGCTCGCGATTGGTCAGCGCGGTGGACAACAGCGCGATGCCGACCGAGCCGCCGAGGTTGCGCGTCATGTTGAACAGGCTCGAGGCCGACGACATGTTCTGCGGCGAGACGCCCTGCATCGCGAAGTTCGACAGTGTGAGCATGATGAACGGCTGGCCGAGCGCGCGGATCACCTGGGACCACAACAGCTGATCGTAGCCGGTGGTGTAGTCCAGATTGGCGTTCATCAGACACGAGGCGCCGAACATCGCCAGCCCGATCGAGCACAGGATGCGGTTGTCGACTTTTGAGGACAGCGCGGCGGCGACCGGCATCACGAACAGCTGCGGCAGGCCGGCCCACATGATCACTTCGCCGATCTGCATCGGCGTGTAGCCCGCGATCTGGCCAAGGTACAGCGGCAGCAGGAACGAGGCGCCGTACAGGCCCATGCCGACGCAGGCCGACAGCGCGGTGGCGACCAGGAAGTTGCGCTCGCCGTACAGGCGCAGGTTCACGAACGGGTCGGCGCGCGTCAGGCTGGTGGCGACCCAGCCGACGATGCCGAACAGCGCCAGGCCGGCGAAGGTGATGATGAAATTCGAATCGAACCAGTCCTTCGAGTTGCCCTCTTCCAGGAAGATGGTCAGGCTGCCGAGGCCGATGGCCATGAGCGCGATGCCGACCCAGTCGGCCTTGGCCAGCATCTCGAGATGGACCTTCTCCTTGTCCAGCCCCCACCAGATGCCGAAGATCAGCAGCAGGCCGGGCGCCCAGTTGATGTAGAAGATCGACGGCCAGCCATACAACTCGGACAGGTAGCCGCCCAGGGTCGGGCCCATGGTCGGCGCCAGCGTCGCGGTCAGGCCGAAGACCGCCATGCCGATCGCGCGCTTCGATGGCGGCAGCTTGGCCATCACCAGCGTCATCGCCATCGGGATCAGCGCGCCGCCGGTGAAGCCCTGCATCATGCGGAACACGATCATCGACGACAGGCTCCAGGCGCCGCCGCACAGGGTCGAGAACAGCAGGAACAGCGCGGTCGTTCCCATCATGTAGCCGCGCATGCCGAACACGCGCACCAGCAGCGCGGTCAGCGGAATGACGACGATTTCGGCGCACAGGTAGGCGGTGGAGATCCACGAGCCCTCTTCCTGGGTGGCCGACAGCGTGCCGAGGATGTCCTTCAGCGACGAGTTGGTGATCTGGATATCGAGGACGGCCATGAAGGCGCCGAGCATGCCGGCGGCGACGGCGATCCAGGTGCGCAGGTCGACCTTCTGCCCCGCCGCGGCGGGCATGATGGCGCCGCGCGGCGCGTGAGTGGTGCTGGACATCGCGGTGGCTTAGTGCGCGGTCTGATTGAGCTTGATTTCAGCCAGCGCCGACATGCCCGGCACCAGGCGTCCGCCCAGCTGCTTGACGTCTTCCGGACGCAGCGTAATCTTGACCGGCACACGCTGGACGATCTTGGTGAAGTTGCCGGTGGCGTTATCGGCCGGCAGCAGCGCGAACTGGTTGCCCGAGGCCGGCGAGAAGCTGTCCACCTTGCCCACCAGCGGATGGTCGGGCATCGCGTCCACGACGACGTGCACGGCCTGCCCCGGCACGATGCCGGCCAGCTGGGTTTCCTTGAAGTTGGCGTTGACCCAGACCTCGTCCTGCACGATAGCGGCAAGCTGCTGGCCCGGCTGGACGCGCGCGCCCACTTCCACGCTGCGCTTGCCGATGCGGCCCGCGACCTGCGCGACGATCTTGTTGTAGCCAAGCTGCTGCTGGGCGTCCTTCAACTGGGTGCGCAGCACCTTGACCTGCGCCTTGAGCACGTCGCGCGCCGAACCGGCGGCGCTGATCTGCGCTTGCGCGGCGAGCGCGTTGTCGCGGCGGGCAGCAACATCGGCGGTGGCGCCGGCGCGCGCGGCGTTGGCCGCGTCCAGCTCCGCCTTCGACACGGCTTTCATCTGGGTGTTGTACAACTGGCCGTAGCGCTCGGCGTCCTGCTTGCTGCGCACCAGCGCGGCCTGGGCCTGCGCCACCTGGGCCTGCGCGGCGGCAGCTTGCGCCTTCACTTGCGCGACGGTGGCGTCGGACTGCAACACCTGCTGTTCGGCGCTGGCGATCTGCGCCTGGATCTGCTCGACTTTCACGTGCTGGTCGGCCGGATCGAGTTCGGCGATCACGTCGCCGGCCTTGACGTTCTGGTTATCCTCGACCAGCACCCGGGTGACCACGCCGGCGATGCGCGCCGATACCGGCGTCACGTGTCCGGCCACATAAGCGTTCTCGGTCTCGACGTAGTAATGGCTGCGGTACCACATGCGCCCGCCCACGCCGAGCGCGATCAGCGCGATCACTGCGACGATGCCGATCACGCGCTTGTTCGGCGGCGTGGCGGCGGGCGCGGAGGCCGCGGCGTCGACGGCGGTGAGCGGCTTGTGATCGACCTTGTTGGGCGTGGCGGACATGGAACAACTCCAGAAAAGAGGATTGGGTAGTAGCGCATTATTGGACAGATACCGGGCGAAGTCAAGAAATGAAACGATTGCATTTCATTTTATTTTGGCTTAGAGTGAGCGCATGTCTACCGAATCGACCATCACCGCCGCCAGCAAGTGCGCCGGCCGCCCGCGCAGCAGCGACCGCGAGGCGCGCATGCAGGATCTCATCCACACGGCCGGCGCCCTGTTCCTGAAACACGGCTATCGTAATGTCAGTTTGGAAATGCTGGCGCGCGAAGCGCACGTCGCGGTGCGCACCATCTACGTGAAGTTCGGCGGCAAGGCCGGGCTGCTCAATGCCGTGCTGGTGGCCAACCGCGAGCGCTTCTTCAATACCCACGACCTCGATGAAGACCAGCGGCCGTTCAAGGAGATCGTGCATGACTTCGCGGTGCACTTCTTCGACCTGATCTCGATGCCGGAAGCGGTCAGCATGCAGCGCATGGTGGTAGCCGACGCGCCGGGCAACGTCGAACTGGCGCAGACCTTTTTCGAAGCGGGGCCGAAGCAGACGCGCGACATGCTGGTGCGATTTTTCTCGCGTCCCGATATCCGCGTGCAGCTGCGCGACGATCTGGACGTCGGCATGCTGGCGGTGCACCTGCTCAGCTGCATCGAGGGCGACCGGTTCAGCCGCTGGCTGTTCGAGCCAGTGAAGGTGCCGCGCGCGCAGGTGATGCGCGAGCTGGAGCAGCGCCTGGAGCTGTTCTACCGCGGCGTGCTTAAATAGTATTGGCCTGTCGCTCCTGCGGAGGCAGGAGCCTATGCCGAGTCCGAGCCGAGTCGGTATAGGTTCCTGCCTCCGCAGGAACGACAGCCCTAAAATGAAAATGGGGTCAGGTTCGCAGAACCTGACCCCAAGTTGCAGCCGGGGTCTGGTCCTGCGGACCTGACCCCATCTTCGCTTTATCGCTTGCGCACCGGCGGCAAGTCCGTGCACACGCCTTCGTACACTTCCGCCGCCATGCCGATCGATTCGCCCAGCGTCGGGTGCGGGTGGATCGTCTTGCCGATATCGACGCCGTCGGCGCCCATCTCGATCGCCAGCGCGATCTCGCCGATCATGTCGCCCGCATGCGTGCCGACGATGCCACCGCCGACGATGCGATGCGTCTCTGCGTCGAACAGCAGCTTGGTGAAGCCTTCGTCGCGGCCATTGGCCACCGCACGTCCGCTCGCAGCCCACGGGAAGTGGCCCTTCTCCAGCTTGATGCCCTTCGCTTTCGCTTCGTCTTCGGTAATGCCGACCCATGCCACTTCCGGATCGGTGTAGGCCACCGACGGGATCACCTTCACGTCAAAGAAGGCCTTCTCGCCGTGCGCCGCTTCCGCCGCGACGTGCGCTTCATGCACCGCCTTGTGCGCCAACATCGGCTGGCCCACCAGGTCGCCGATGGCGAAGATGTGCGGCACGTTGGTGCGCATCTGGCGATCGACCGGGATGAAGCCGCGGTCGGTCACCGTCACGCCGGCCTTGTCGGCCGCGATCTTGCCGCCGTTCGGGCTGCGGCCGACGGCCACCAGCACCATGTCGTAGATCTGCGGTTCCGGCGCGGCAGCGCCCTCTTCCGCCGCGGCGAAGGTGACCTTGATCCCTTCGGGCAGCGCTTCCACGCCGACCGTCTTGGTCTTGGTCATGATCTTGTCGAAGCGCTTCTCGTTGAACTTCTGCCAGACCTTGACCATGTCGCGGTCCGCGCCCTGCATCAGGCCGTCCATCATCTCGATCACGTCGATGCGCGCGCCCAGCGTGGAGTACACGTGCGCCATTTCCAGGCCGATGATGCCGCCGCCGATGACCAGCATCTTCTTCGGCACCGCGCGCAGCTCCAGCGCGCCGGTCGAATCGACGATGCGCGGATCTTCCGGGACGAACGGCAGCTTCACCACCGACGAACCGGCGGCGATGATCGCCTTCTGGAACGCGATGACCTTCTTGCTGCCGTCGGCTGCGGTCACTTCGATGTGGTTCGGGCTGACGAACTGGCCGACGCCCTGCACTACGTTGACCTTGCGCGCCTTGGCCATGCCGGCCAGGCCGCCAGTCATCTTCTTGATGACGTTTTCCTTGTAGCCGCGCAGCTCGTCGATGTTCACTTCGGGCTTGGCGAAGGTGACGCCATGCTTGGCCATCGAAGCGGCCTCGTCGATCATCGCCGCCACGTGCAGCAGCGCTTTGGACGGGATGCAGCCGACGTTCAGGCACACGCCGCCCAGGGTCGAATAACGCTCGACCAGCACGGTGTTCATGCCCAGGTCCGCCGAACGGAACGCAGCGGAATAACCGCCGGGACCTGCGCCCAGCACCATCATCTCGCATTCCACATCAACCTTGCCGGTGTAGCTGCCTGCAGGTACAGAGGCGGCGGCAGGTGCGGCGGCAGGCGCTGCCGCCGGTGCCGGAGCAGCGGCCGGAGCGGGTGCAGCCGCGGCAGGCGCAGGCGCGGCCGCGCCGGATTCGTCCAGCATCAGCAGCAGCGAGCCTTCGCCGACCTTGTCGCCGACCTTGACCTTGAGCTCCTTGACCACGCCGGCGGCGCTGGACGGGATCTCCATGCTGGCCTTGTCCGATTCGACGGTGATCAGCGACTGGTCGACCTTGATGGTGTCGCCCGGCTTGACCATCACTTCGATCACTTCCACTTCCTTGAAGTCTCCGATGTTCGGGACTTTCACTTCAATTGTGCTCATCGTGCGCTCCAATCACAACAGGGTTTTGCGCAGGTCGGCCAGGACGTCGGCCAGGTAAGCGGTGAAGCGCGCGCCCATTGCGCCGTCGATCACGCGGTGATCGTACGACAGCG
This window of the Massilia sp. R2A-15 genome carries:
- a CDS encoding TetR/AcrR family transcriptional regulator; translated protein: MSTESTITAASKCAGRPRSSDREARMQDLIHTAGALFLKHGYRNVSLEMLAREAHVAVRTIYVKFGGKAGLLNAVLVANRERFFNTHDLDEDQRPFKEIVHDFAVHFFDLISMPEAVSMQRMVVADAPGNVELAQTFFEAGPKQTRDMLVRFFSRPDIRVQLRDDLDVGMLAVHLLSCIEGDRFSRWLFEPVKVPRAQVMRELEQRLELFYRGVLK
- a CDS encoding efflux transporter outer membrane subunit; translation: MTTLFVRSALALSFAAAMSGCATVGSNFSAPATPQGAAWRHADAAQIDSARLPAEWWTVFNDPALNALEQRAVRDNPGVKASAQRLLQAQAQLGVFRAAQAPTVSVGAQVSNSRSSAETSQGLALGHRSIKGNNYAIGASLSYELDLWGRVRRVVEAADAQALAAQDDRDGVILLLSAQVATNYWQLRGLDAEMAILKSALDTRRESEQLVEARFNGGLSNELDLSRARVERANAEADLHEVQRQRNLLEHSLATLAGVSPSAPLIASLGNAELPQPPAIPVGLPASLLAQRPDLAASVAQLRAANAQVGVAEGAFYPSLSLTGNFGYASESLRNLADGSARQFSVGPLALSLPIFDGGKNKANLAVAKARYEEAVANHETRLLTALREVEDALSDVQERQMQGDAQAQARQAAARAYVVAQARYDRGVSNFLDVTDAQRSSLAADRAAVQIRTQRLLAAVAVARSLGAGWTQGAPLATIAQAPAAK
- a CDS encoding HlyD family secretion protein, with product MSATPNKVDHKPLTAVDAAASAPAATPPNKRVIGIVAVIALIALGVGGRMWYRSHYYVETENAYVAGHVTPVSARIAGVVTRVLVEDNQNVKAGDVIAELDPADQHVKVEQIQAQIASAEQQVLQSDATVAQVKAQAAAAQAQVAQAQAALVRSKQDAERYGQLYNTQMKAVSKAELDAANAARAGATADVAARRDNALAAQAQISAAGSARDVLKAQVKVLRTQLKDAQQQLGYNKIVAQVAGRIGKRSVEVGARVQPGQQLAAIVQDEVWVNANFKETQLAGIVPGQAVHVVVDAMPDHPLVGKVDSFSPASGNQFALLPADNATGNFTKIVQRVPVKITLRPEDVKQLGGRLVPGMSALAEIKLNQTAH
- a CDS encoding DHA2 family efflux MFS transporter permease subunit, which translates into the protein MSSTTHAPRGAIMPAAAGQKVDLRTWIAVAAGMLGAFMAVLDIQITNSSLKDILGTLSATQEEGSWISTAYLCAEIVVIPLTALLVRVFGMRGYMMGTTALFLLFSTLCGGAWSLSSMIVFRMMQGFTGGALIPMAMTLVMAKLPPSKRAIGMAVFGLTATLAPTMGPTLGGYLSELYGWPSIFYINWAPGLLLIFGIWWGLDKEKVHLEMLAKADWVGIALMAIGLGSLTIFLEEGNSKDWFDSNFIITFAGLALFGIVGWVATSLTRADPFVNLRLYGERNFLVATALSACVGMGLYGASFLLPLYLGQIAGYTPMQIGEVIMWAGLPQLFVMPVAAALSSKVDNRILCSIGLAMFGASCLMNANLDYTTGYDQLLWSQVIRALGQPFIMLTLSNFAMQGVSPQNMSSASSLFNMTRNLGGSVGIALLSTALTNREHFHSARLGESISSYAAATQQRIEQMTQAFVSNGIDPVTAGNQALAALDRIVRRESFIMAYNDGFVIMGCVLLACIVVLWFANKVKSPSGASGAGAH
- the lpdA gene encoding dihydrolipoyl dehydrogenase; this encodes MSTIEVKVPNIGDFKEVEVIEVMVKPGDTIKVDQSLITVESDKASMEIPSSAAGVVKELKVKVGDKVGEGSLLLMLDESGAAAPAPAAAAPAPAAAPAPAAAPAAAPAAASVPAGSYTGKVDVECEMMVLGAGPGGYSAAFRSADLGMNTVLVERYSTLGGVCLNVGCIPSKALLHVAAMIDEAASMAKHGVTFAKPEVNIDELRGYKENVIKKMTGGLAGMAKARKVNVVQGVGQFVSPNHIEVTAADGSKKVIAFQKAIIAAGSSVVKLPFVPEDPRIVDSTGALELRAVPKKMLVIGGGIIGLEMAHVYSTLGARIDVIEMMDGLMQGADRDMVKVWQKFNEKRFDKIMTKTKTVGVEALPEGIKVTFAAAEEGAAAPEPQIYDMVLVAVGRSPNGGKIAADKAGVTVTDRGFIPVDRQMRTNVPHIFAIGDLVGQPMLAHKAVHEAHVAAEAAHGEKAFFDVKVIPSVAYTDPEVAWVGITEDEAKAKGIKLEKGHFPWAASGRAVANGRDEGFTKLLFDAETHRIVGGGIVGTHAGDMIGEIALAIEMGADGVDIGKTIHPHPTLGESIGMAAEVYEGVCTDLPPVRKR